A genomic window from Helicobacter suis HS1 includes:
- the selA gene encoding L-seryl-tRNA(Sec) selenium transferase codes for MQNKPPAMHRLLNAPSLAPYPRDILKSLATNLLAKHHQEPFAFTHFNQWVELLLERYNALMSPPLKPIYNATGVLLSTNLGRAVLDLKALKELSLLSGYVNLEVDLHTGKRANRCSQVQELLKVIFQAQDALVLNNNASALVLIASVFAPKSNQTLLSFGELVEIGGGFRAHELLESVTNLKLVGSTNKTYLSDYKHALSTSSTLITRIHRSNFSMNGFVASASSKDLFKLAQERDVIFYEDLGSMQSIGEVQKALRSAHLLSFSADKLLGSVQGGIVLGHQEYIQALRAHPLYRAFRVDKTQLFLLVKSLQGLICGQKTPTQEFLEQDKDTLLNKALKLFHALTPLKPLKCVIIPTKALIGGGVEHQEIESFGVQLALKSCSVESLYKALHLQGVAGILHHNGVILDVYALFDQDIPHLARVIGKTLDRVVLN; via the coding sequence ATGCAAAATAAACCCCCCGCTATGCATCGCCTTTTAAACGCCCCCTCTCTAGCTCCCTATCCTAGAGATATTCTTAAATCCCTAGCGACAAATCTACTAGCCAAACACCACCAAGAACCCTTTGCTTTCACCCATTTTAACCAGTGGGTAGAGTTATTATTAGAACGCTACAATGCCTTAATGTCCCCACCGCTTAAACCCATTTACAACGCTACAGGTGTTTTACTCTCCACCAATCTAGGGCGCGCTGTGCTAGATTTAAAAGCCCTTAAAGAATTATCCCTTTTAAGCGGGTATGTTAATTTAGAAGTTGATTTACACACAGGCAAGCGGGCTAATCGTTGTAGCCAAGTTCAAGAATTGCTTAAAGTGATCTTCCAAGCTCAAGATGCCTTAGTGCTTAATAATAATGCGAGTGCCCTAGTGCTAATTGCTAGTGTTTTTGCCCCTAAAAGCAACCAAACTTTGCTTTCCTTTGGAGAACTTGTAGAAATTGGGGGGGGATTTAGAGCGCATGAACTCTTAGAGAGTGTTACTAACCTTAAATTAGTGGGTAGCACTAATAAAACTTATTTAAGCGATTATAAACACGCGTTAAGTACTTCTAGTACACTGATTACGCGTATCCACCGGAGTAATTTTTCTATGAATGGCTTTGTGGCTTCTGCATCTTCTAAAGATTTGTTTAAATTAGCGCAAGAAAGAGATGTGATTTTTTATGAAGATTTAGGGAGCATGCAAAGTATAGGGGAAGTACAAAAAGCGCTTAGAAGTGCACATTTACTAAGTTTTAGCGCGGATAAATTACTAGGGAGTGTACAAGGTGGCATTGTGCTAGGCCATCAAGAATACATACAAGCCCTGCGTGCCCACCCACTTTATCGCGCCTTTAGAGTGGATAAAACCCAGTTATTTTTACTAGTAAAAAGTTTACAAGGGCTTATTTGTGGCCAGAAAACCCCTACCCAAGAGTTTTTAGAACAAGATAAAGATACACTACTCAATAAAGCGCTCAAGCTTTTCCATGCCCTAACTCCTCTTAAGCCTCTTAAATGTGTGATCATTCCTACAAAAGCTTTAATAGGTGGAGGGGTGGAGCACCAAGAAATAGAAAGTTTTGGGGTACAATTAGCCCTAAAATCTTGTAGCGTAGAAAGTTTATATAAGGCGCTTCATTTGCAAGGGGTAGCGGGGATATTACATCATAACGGAGTGATCTTAGATGTTTATGCTCTTTTTGATCAAGATATTCCTCATTTGGCTAGAGTGATTGGTAAAACACTTGATAGGGTTGTTTTAAACTAA
- a CDS encoding methyl-accepting chemotaxis protein — protein sequence MRVSIKILLNIFLSLIVVGVVVVFLTNFKQHDLIKDLIKTTEENGTKKKEETLRYMLKLIEHGIHRYYRIQPSKEQALLYSLDYLKAINNDRAIIYMVAVDKEGKVLFDPVNPNTVGKSGLDLKSVDGVYYVRGYLEAAQKGGGFTRYKMPKFEGGVPESKVAYSEYDPVSDMVLVTTSYYSDMLKDLDSVEREAKKDVLESSKILVLWISGTMVFMILFSGFSINLTVIRRIKEVVDQIYNFGQGDRDLTKRLCAGRGQDELSKMSVGLNTFIEHIQKIMLSIKDNSTHNRSLSDKLQQFISNSSTHIKSNADTIHALYQQSSNLTSSVQHSIEAAKEVGDKLAQTQTSIEESNTSLSAMLEQILEAAKTEEELASKVEQLSKNADSVKSILHIINDIADQTNLLALNAAIEAARAGEHGRGFAVVADEVRNLAARTQKSLAEINSTIGVIVQEINDVSNQMNLNSKKIEELSTGSLEVQERFKAMSADVGLVVQNTHTFIADYAKTGQTIHSMVSSLTQVENVTHKILNETTEVGNLADSLNTSTLELDTQINQFKT from the coding sequence ATGCGTGTTAGTATTAAAATTCTGCTCAATATCTTTCTCTCTTTGATCGTGGTAGGCGTGGTTGTTGTTTTTCTCACCAATTTCAAACAACATGATTTAATTAAAGATTTAATCAAAACTACAGAGGAAAATGGGACTAAAAAGAAAGAGGAAACTTTGCGTTATATGCTAAAACTTATTGAACATGGGATTCACCGCTATTATCGTATCCAACCCTCTAAAGAACAAGCCCTACTCTACTCTTTAGATTATCTTAAGGCCATTAATAACGATCGCGCAATTATTTATATGGTGGCTGTAGATAAAGAAGGTAAAGTACTCTTTGATCCAGTTAATCCTAACACTGTTGGCAAAAGCGGGCTAGATTTAAAAAGTGTAGATGGGGTTTATTATGTGCGCGGGTATTTGGAGGCGGCTCAAAAAGGGGGCGGTTTTACCCGTTATAAAATGCCTAAATTTGAAGGGGGAGTTCCTGAGTCTAAAGTGGCCTATAGTGAGTATGATCCGGTGAGTGATATGGTGTTAGTTACCACTTCTTATTATAGCGATATGCTAAAAGATTTAGATAGCGTAGAGAGAGAGGCTAAAAAAGATGTTTTAGAGAGTTCAAAGATTTTAGTACTCTGGATTAGCGGGACAATGGTGTTTATGATTTTATTCTCTGGCTTTTCGATTAATTTAACTGTGATTCGGCGCATTAAAGAGGTGGTGGATCAAATTTATAATTTTGGGCAGGGGGATAGAGATTTAACAAAGCGTTTGTGTGCGGGCAGAGGGCAAGATGAGCTAAGTAAAATGAGTGTCGGGTTAAATACCTTTATAGAACATATCCAAAAGATCATGTTATCTATCAAGGATAATAGCACGCATAACCGGTCTTTATCAGACAAATTACAGCAATTTATTTCAAATAGTAGTACCCATATTAAAAGCAATGCAGATACAATCCATGCACTATACCAGCAATCTAGTAATTTGACTTCCTCAGTACAACATTCCATAGAGGCGGCTAAAGAAGTGGGCGATAAATTAGCCCAAACCCAAACTTCTATTGAAGAATCTAACACCTCTTTAAGTGCCATGTTAGAGCAAATCTTAGAGGCAGCTAAGACTGAAGAAGAACTAGCTAGCAAAGTAGAACAACTCAGTAAAAACGCTGATAGTGTTAAAAGCATTTTGCATATCATTAATGATATTGCCGATCAAACTAATTTATTAGCCCTGAATGCTGCTATTGAGGCCGCACGCGCGGGCGAACATGGTAGAGGTTTTGCTGTGGTGGCTGATGAGGTAAGAAATTTAGCAGCACGAACGCAAAAAAGCTTAGCTGAAATTAATTCAACAATTGGGGTAATTGTTCAAGAAATTAATGATGTGAGTAACCAGATGAATTTAAATTCTAAAAAGATTGAGGAGTTAAGCACGGGTAGTTTAGAAGTTCAAGAGCGCTTTAAGGCCATGAGTGCTGATGTGGGTCTTGTGGTGCAAAATACCCATACTTTCATCGCCGATTATGCTAAAACTGGCCAAACAATCCACTCTATGGTCTCTTCACTCACTCAGGTAGAAAATGTAACCCATAAAATCTTAAATGAAACAACTGAAGTTGGTAATCTAGCTGATTCGCTAAACACTTCTACATTAGAATTAGACACACAGATTAACCAATTTAAAACTTAG
- a CDS encoding phosphatase PAP2 family protein encodes MLKKMSRIGLVFLLCTRLLQAEISEGAKVLEDIGDVLRLMPIFVGVVSLGMRDYRGMGELAVGSLVTQGVIYGIKNAFQSAHDRGAHVPFAKRPCCDSWRGMPSGHAGGAWSAAGFVYYRYGWKPALPVIALAILTDASRVVSYEHSILQVVVGSLIGWGFAYLFTSKYRRNWELYPEISVNERGKTRYGLHFHYRF; translated from the coding sequence ATGCTAAAAAAAATGTCCCGTATTGGATTGGTGTTTTTGTTGTGTACGCGGCTGCTGCAAGCTGAGATTTCAGAAGGGGCTAAGGTTTTAGAGGATATTGGCGATGTGCTGCGTTTAATGCCTATTTTTGTAGGAGTGGTGAGTTTAGGCATGCGCGATTATCGCGGAATGGGAGAGCTAGCGGTAGGGAGTTTAGTAACTCAAGGGGTGATCTATGGGATTAAAAATGCCTTCCAAAGTGCCCATGATAGAGGGGCGCATGTGCCCTTTGCTAAACGGCCGTGTTGTGATAGTTGGCGCGGCATGCCTAGCGGGCATGCAGGCGGGGCATGGAGTGCGGCCGGGTTTGTTTATTATCGCTACGGGTGGAAACCAGCTTTGCCTGTAATTGCTCTAGCTATTCTAACCGATGCAAGCCGCGTAGTCTCTTATGAACACAGCATTTTACAGGTGGTGGTGGGGAGTTTGATTGGTTGGGGTTTTGCTTATTTATTCACTTCAAAATATCGCCGTAACTGGGAACTTTACCCAGAAATTTCTGTGAATGAAAGGGGCAAAACGCGTTATGGGCTGCATTTTCATTACCGCTTTTAG
- a CDS encoding glycosyltransferase family 4 protein, with product MSFLSGLIIVLISKYSSLFVDNANKPQGFHTKKTPRAGGLGIFLAFLGVGFKLPLLKLLGLSFVFLSGFLEDLSMSLSPKKRLLLQALGVICVIYTDHLVITHFTPFFSLPFVLALPFSVFMLVGISNAINIIDGFNGLAGGLSAMILAILYMIEPNDTLLALLLGVLGFLVLNFPKGYIFLGDGGAYFLGLMCGVHLMDLALRGVVSVWFGLALMIYPVTEVLFSIARRKYKRKKATLPDALHLHTLIFKSLSLKTTLLNSNALTGLVVVGLNLPFMLISFIFRHQPLLLLSLIGVFVCAYLFFYQWLLNYHKEHPCV from the coding sequence GTGAGTTTTTTAAGTGGTTTAATAATCGTGCTTATTTCAAAATATAGCTCATTATTTGTAGATAATGCTAATAAACCCCAAGGTTTTCACACCAAGAAAACCCCGCGCGCTGGAGGGCTTGGGATTTTTTTAGCCTTTCTAGGGGTGGGCTTTAAACTCCCCTTATTAAAACTCTTAGGCCTCTCTTTTGTGTTTTTAAGTGGGTTTTTAGAAGATTTAAGCATGTCTTTAAGCCCTAAAAAGCGTTTATTATTGCAGGCTTTAGGGGTGATTTGTGTGATTTATACAGATCACCTAGTAATCACCCATTTTACCCCCTTTTTTAGTTTACCCTTTGTATTAGCTTTACCCTTTAGCGTGTTCATGTTAGTGGGTATTTCTAATGCGATCAATATCATTGATGGTTTTAACGGGCTAGCTGGAGGGTTAAGCGCTATGATCTTAGCCATTCTTTACATGATTGAGCCAAATGATACCCTTTTAGCATTATTACTAGGCGTACTAGGCTTTTTGGTGCTTAATTTCCCTAAAGGCTATATTTTCTTAGGCGATGGAGGGGCTTATTTTCTAGGCTTAATGTGTGGGGTGCATTTGATGGATTTAGCCTTAAGGGGGGTTGTTAGCGTGTGGTTTGGATTAGCCTTAATGATTTATCCGGTAACAGAGGTACTTTTTTCTATTGCTAGGCGCAAATATAAGCGCAAAAAGGCCACTTTACCCGATGCGCTGCACCTACACACCTTGATTTTTAAATCCCTATCTTTAAAAACCACCCTCCTAAACTCCAACGCTCTAACCGGGCTTGTTGTGGTGGGTTTAAATCTACCCTTTATGCTCATTAGTTTTATTTTTCGCCACCAGCCCCTTTTACTCTTAAGCCTCATTGGGGTATTTGTATGCGCTTATTTATTCTTTTATCAGTGGCTTTTAAATTACCATAAGGAACACCCATGCGTTTAG
- a CDS encoding pyridoxine 5'-phosphate synthase: MRLGLNIDHIATLREARKIHEPDVLEAIFIAKNAGVDLITLHLREDRRHIHEDDLSSILKHAPMPVNVECAIDSKITKILCKLRPFKVTLVPEKRAEITTEGGLNLNHPKLAQTIQTYLDQEIEVALFIDPGLTNLKRALDLGVRVVELHTGQFSNLYNTLYSNFKHHKNRLKNLPSSNAALKNMLDQSLNVLEQSALQGEKMGLEMCAGHGLNYFNASLIARIKSLKELNIGHAIMTRAIIVGLERAIKDMQEILKHAR; encoded by the coding sequence ATGCGTTTAGGTTTAAATATTGATCACATCGCTACACTCAGAGAAGCGCGCAAAATCCACGAACCCGATGTATTAGAGGCCATTTTTATTGCTAAAAACGCGGGAGTGGATCTAATCACCTTGCATTTAAGAGAAGATCGACGCCATATCCATGAAGACGATCTAAGCAGTATCCTCAAACACGCGCCTATGCCGGTTAATGTAGAATGCGCCATTGATTCAAAAATCACCAAAATTCTTTGTAAATTACGCCCCTTTAAAGTTACTTTAGTACCTGAAAAGCGCGCTGAAATCACCACAGAAGGGGGGCTTAATTTGAATCACCCTAAATTAGCCCAGACCATTCAAACCTATTTAGATCAAGAAATAGAAGTCGCACTTTTTATAGATCCGGGCTTAACAAATTTAAAACGCGCCTTAGATTTAGGTGTGCGGGTGGTGGAGTTACACACGGGTCAATTTAGTAATCTATACAACACCCTTTATTCCAACTTCAAACACCATAAAAACCGCCTTAAAAATTTACCAAGCAGCAACGCCGCTTTAAAAAACATGTTAGATCAAAGTTTAAATGTATTAGAACAAAGCGCATTACAAGGGGAAAAGATGGGCTTAGAAATGTGCGCTGGGCATGGCTTGAATTATTTTAATGCTAGCTTAATCGCACGCATTAAAAGTTTAAAAGAACTTAATATCGGGCATGCAATCATGACTAGGGCTATTATTGTGGGGCTAGAGCGCGCCATTAAAGACATGCAAGAGATACTCAAACATGCGCGCTAA
- the pdxA gene encoding 4-hydroxythreonine-4-phosphate dehydrogenase, which translates to MRAKIAISIGDVQGIGPEIALKTHHQISQICDPLYCVHLEVLEKANVLLNHRYTDTLKNMSCLEINAPIPILEPGKIQAESGFYSYASFLHALNLADTKEVKGVCTLPIHKKAWQLAGINAPGHTAILRERYKQEAIMMLGCPSLWVALFSDHIPLAQVSTRVQREPLVKFLITLSHALPQANQIVVLGLDPHCGDGGAIGTQDQEVQEAIKQANLSLKTPKFLGPISADSAFAPHFRDKYRYFVALYHDVGLTPLKALYFEQSINVSLNLPIKRASVDHGCAFDIAYQNKASIKSYQNALEWLVAT; encoded by the coding sequence ATGCGCGCTAAGATTGCCATCTCTATTGGCGATGTGCAAGGAATAGGCCCTGAGATCGCCCTTAAAACACACCACCAGATTAGCCAAATTTGTGATCCGCTTTATTGTGTACATTTAGAAGTACTAGAAAAAGCCAATGTACTGTTAAATCACCGCTACACAGATACACTTAAAAACATGTCTTGTTTAGAAATAAATGCCCCTATTCCAATACTTGAGCCCGGAAAAATACAAGCAGAAAGCGGGTTTTATAGTTATGCCAGTTTTCTACATGCTCTTAATTTAGCGGATACTAAAGAGGTTAAAGGAGTTTGTACCCTGCCTATTCATAAAAAAGCATGGCAATTAGCCGGGATTAATGCCCCCGGGCACACCGCAATTTTAAGAGAACGCTACAAACAAGAAGCAATTATGATGTTAGGTTGTCCTTCTTTATGGGTCGCCCTTTTTAGCGATCATATTCCCTTAGCCCAAGTAAGTACGCGTGTGCAAAGAGAGCCTTTAGTCAAATTTTTAATCACTTTAAGCCATGCCCTCCCACAGGCCAATCAAATTGTAGTTTTAGGACTCGATCCACACTGCGGCGATGGAGGTGCTATAGGGACACAAGATCAAGAAGTACAAGAGGCCATTAAGCAGGCTAATTTGTCTTTAAAAACACCCAAATTTTTAGGGCCTATTAGTGCAGATAGTGCCTTTGCCCCTCATTTTAGAGATAAATACCGCTATTTTGTCGCGCTCTATCATGATGTAGGGTTAACCCCACTTAAAGCCCTCTACTTTGAGCAAAGTATCAATGTTTCGCTTAATTTGCCTATCAAACGCGCCTCTGTAGATCATGGTTGTGCCTTTGATATTGCCTATCAAAATAAGGCAAGCATTAAAAGCTATCAAAACGCGCTTGAGTGGTTGGTTGCTACTTAA
- a CDS encoding zinc-dependent alcohol dehydrogenase family protein — MGKQIQFNQTGGFDVLEIVGVDIPAPQVDEVQVAFHAWGLNCAEIKYYSEQYTNSIPVRLGYDGAGVVRAVGEHVSHVKVGDKVSVISDFLLTNTYIEVANLPANAVIEYFENLSFEQAAASWMAFVKAYKTLIELANLQAGEYVVLRIASRRVSLATIQIAKMQGATVIALSRTHAEGDILLTKGADFVLTTQDDITVRLLEITKGQGVDMVFDPFCGEDAYAIFRAMALNGRYFIYAALSHEDMSVPTSEILSKNLTLRGYGLSRITADAGSLKRAKAYICEELASGRLHPEIDRVFAFADIRQAHDYIENSAQIGKVVLTL; from the coding sequence ATGGGCAAACAAATCCAATTTAACCAAACAGGCGGTTTTGATGTATTAGAAATTGTTGGAGTTGATATACCTGCGCCACAGGTAGATGAAGTACAAGTTGCCTTCCATGCATGGGGGCTTAATTGTGCAGAGATCAAGTATTACAGTGAGCAATATACAAATTCGATTCCTGTTAGGTTGGGTTATGATGGCGCGGGTGTGGTGCGCGCTGTGGGTGAACATGTTAGCCATGTTAAAGTAGGCGATAAGGTGAGTGTGATTTCAGACTTTCTGCTAACTAACACTTATATTGAAGTGGCTAATTTACCTGCCAATGCGGTTATTGAATATTTTGAAAATCTTTCTTTTGAACAAGCAGCAGCTAGCTGGATGGCATTTGTTAAAGCTTATAAGACATTAATTGAGCTGGCTAACTTACAAGCAGGCGAATATGTTGTGTTGAGGATAGCAAGTAGAAGAGTGAGCTTGGCTACTATACAGATTGCTAAAATGCAGGGAGCTACCGTTATTGCGCTTAGCCGTACCCATGCTGAAGGGGATATTTTATTAACAAAAGGGGCGGATTTTGTATTGACCACCCAAGATGACATTACAGTCCGCCTTCTTGAAATCACAAAAGGGCAAGGCGTAGATATGGTGTTTGATCCTTTTTGTGGAGAAGACGCATACGCGATTTTTAGAGCTATGGCTTTAAACGGACGCTACTTTATTTATGCGGCATTAAGCCATGAGGATATGAGCGTTCCTACATCTGAAATTCTTAGCAAAAACCTTACTCTACGCGGTTATGGATTGTCTAGAATCACCGCAGATGCAGGAAGTCTTAAGCGTGCTAAGGCCTATATTTGCGAGGAGTTAGCCAGTGGCAGATTACACCCTGAAATTGATCGTGTGTTTGCCTTTGCAGACATTAGACAAGCCCATGACTATATAGAAAATAGCGCACAAATTGGTAAGGTGGTGCTTACACTTTAA
- the hypE gene encoding hydrogenase expression/formation protein HypE — MLARVALSCGNGGKQSLELIEQVFKPYLGEFLCADGEDGGVFKAEGAWAMSTDSFVVDPLIFAGGDIGKLSVCGSVNDVCMVGSKPTYLSVGFMLEEGLEITLLEQILASMRTELTLGKLKLLSLDTKVLPKNSMDKIFINTTALGPTIYPNLSAKNLKEGQSIIISDFIGSHGALLFALRSEIQLGVSLQSDCKQLFSILKPLFASQYPIYALRDATRGGLAAVLNEWARASLVDIEIEEASIPVLEEVRGVCEILGLEPYVLANEGVCVLSVGSVHATSVCEILAKSGANPAIIGAVCKQSQTPRVFLKNAWGSRRYLEMPEGELLPRIC, encoded by the coding sequence ATGCTAGCACGCGTTGCCTTAAGTTGCGGGAATGGGGGTAAGCAGAGTTTAGAACTCATTGAACAGGTCTTTAAACCTTATTTAGGGGAGTTTTTATGCGCTGATGGAGAAGATGGGGGTGTGTTTAAGGCAGAGGGTGCATGGGCAATGAGTACAGATAGCTTTGTAGTTGATCCACTTATCTTTGCTGGGGGCGATATAGGTAAACTTAGTGTGTGTGGGAGTGTGAATGATGTATGCATGGTAGGATCAAAGCCTACTTATTTGAGTGTGGGTTTTATGTTAGAAGAGGGGCTTGAAATTACACTGTTAGAGCAAATTTTAGCCTCTATGCGCACAGAATTAACATTAGGCAAACTCAAGCTTTTATCCTTAGATACAAAGGTACTACCCAAAAATAGCATGGATAAAATCTTTATTAACACCACCGCACTAGGCCCTACTATTTATCCTAATTTGAGTGCTAAAAATCTTAAAGAGGGGCAGAGTATTATTATTAGCGATTTTATTGGCAGCCACGGGGCCTTGCTCTTTGCTTTGCGCTCTGAGATCCAGCTAGGCGTATCCTTACAAAGCGACTGTAAACAACTTTTCTCTATTTTAAAGCCACTTTTTGCGAGCCAATACCCCATTTATGCCTTGCGCGATGCAACAAGGGGTGGATTAGCTGCTGTACTCAATGAGTGGGCGCGCGCTTCTTTAGTAGATATTGAAATCGAGGAAGCTAGTATTCCAGTATTAGAGGAGGTGCGGGGGGTGTGTGAAATCTTAGGGTTAGAACCCTATGTTTTGGCTAATGAGGGGGTATGTGTACTTAGTGTTGGTAGTGTGCATGCAACTAGTGTATGTGAAATTTTAGCTAAGAGTGGAGCAAACCCGGCCATTATAGGGGCTGTGTGCAAACAAAGCCAAACCCCCCGGGTGTTTTTAAAAAATGCGTGGGGGTCTAGGCGTTATTTAGAAATGCCAGAGGGTGAGTTATTGCCGCGGATTTGTTAA
- the crdR gene encoding copper response regulator transcription factor CrdR has product MKMKKLFLLEDDVLLHRMLEEFLKHAGFVVVSAYDKTPAMDILSQQHFDLLLLDVQVPEGNSFQILQILRDLNIATPAIFISVCSDMQTLRQAFHAGASDYLKKPFDLEELYLRMERLLTPPRVQINSDCFYENGVLQKADQNYFLTPKEKCLLEFFLKHKNQILGHEQIMANVWHYENEVDDSTLRSHIKNLRKLLGKDHIQNIKGLGYCLRIP; this is encoded by the coding sequence ATAAAGATGAAAAAACTTTTTCTCTTAGAAGATGATGTTTTATTGCACCGCATGCTAGAGGAATTTTTAAAGCACGCGGGGTTTGTAGTCGTAAGCGCTTATGATAAAACACCAGCAATGGATATTTTAAGCCAACAGCATTTTGATCTATTATTACTAGATGTGCAAGTACCTGAGGGCAATAGTTTTCAAATTTTACAGATTCTAAGGGATTTAAACATCGCCACTCCGGCCATTTTTATCAGTGTCTGCAGTGATATGCAAACTTTGCGGCAGGCTTTCCATGCTGGAGCTAGCGACTATCTTAAAAAACCCTTTGATTTAGAGGAATTGTATTTACGCATGGAGCGTTTATTAACCCCCCCTAGAGTACAGATTAATTCAGATTGTTTTTATGAAAATGGAGTTTTACAAAAGGCCGATCAAAACTATTTTTTAACCCCCAAGGAGAAATGCTTGTTAGAATTTTTTCTCAAACATAAAAACCAAATCTTAGGGCATGAGCAGATCATGGCTAATGTGTGGCATTATGAAAACGAGGTAGATGATTCTACTTTGCGCAGCCATATTAAAAACTTGCGTAAACTCTTGGGTAAGGATCATATCCAGAATATCAAGGGTTTAGGCTATTGTTTGAGGATTCCATGA
- a CDS encoding sensor histidine kinase, with protein MKLNMYEKQSLRRFFALLLGFSFVLITLIALLFLHNAKSLILENTQVRLQAQSNEITQDIIEAHMHHWDEPFKTLARRYSYLHFVLLDGERHVLYNHNFGNATSLAFFGHATSFPLFLDQKDAFYLVDNKTFGHLGVDLVLIEENHPHHLFASLYRRVLLIFSGVFICMGAMSFFLARLFLKPLADERSRISAFSQDLAHELNTPIAALLIAAKALFKQENNPKLLGILASAQRISHLYYRLAYISTQDLNLDTQLLDLKTLVAQQIASLDQMATFYQLELKGHLEPKTFEACEEDMVTLVSNLLMNAIKYNHPQGFIQVVLNQDLSVCNSGQAIPTAKIEALRKRYSRLDVHKKGYGIGLDLVHKICERYDLRLEISSEPIPSSRYYQNTFKVCFPPSLAQTKPLNA; from the coding sequence ATGAAACTTAACATGTATGAAAAACAATCTTTAAGGCGTTTTTTTGCGCTATTGCTAGGTTTTTCCTTTGTACTCATCACCCTCATCGCGCTTTTATTTTTACACAATGCCAAAAGCCTTATTTTAGAAAATACCCAAGTGCGTTTGCAAGCCCAGAGTAATGAGATCACCCAAGACATTATAGAAGCCCACATGCACCATTGGGACGAACCTTTTAAAACTCTAGCCCGTAGGTATAGTTATCTGCATTTTGTACTGCTAGATGGAGAGCGCCATGTGCTTTATAACCATAATTTTGGTAACGCTACAAGTCTAGCCTTTTTTGGGCATGCCACTTCCTTTCCTTTGTTTTTAGATCAAAAAGATGCTTTTTATTTGGTGGATAATAAAACTTTTGGGCATTTGGGAGTGGATTTAGTGTTAATAGAGGAAAATCACCCCCACCATTTATTTGCATCGTTATACCGGCGCGTGTTATTGATCTTTTCGGGTGTGTTTATCTGTATGGGGGCGATGTCTTTCTTTCTAGCACGGCTATTTTTAAAACCCTTAGCCGATGAACGATCGCGCATTAGCGCCTTTAGCCAAGACCTTGCCCATGAGTTAAACACCCCTATTGCTGCTTTACTCATTGCTGCTAAAGCCCTGTTTAAACAAGAGAATAACCCCAAACTTTTAGGCATTCTAGCCAGCGCCCAGCGCATTTCTCACCTCTACTACCGCCTTGCTTATATCTCAACGCAGGATTTAAACCTAGATACCCAGCTTTTAGATTTAAAAACACTAGTAGCCCAGCAAATCGCCTCTTTAGATCAAATGGCTACCTTTTACCAATTAGAACTCAAAGGCCATTTAGAACCCAAAACCTTTGAAGCGTGCGAGGAGGATATGGTTACTCTAGTGAGTAATTTACTCATGAATGCAATCAAATACAACCACCCGCAAGGTTTTATTCAAGTAGTTTTAAATCAAGATTTGAGTGTGTGTAATAGTGGGCAGGCTATTCCTACAGCTAAAATAGAAGCCCTTAGAAAACGCTATAGCCGTTTAGATGTCCATAAAAAAGGTTATGGGATTGGTTTGGATCTGGTGCATAAGATTTGTGAACGGTACGATCTTAGATTAGAAATTAGTAGTGAGCCTATCCCCTCCTCGCGCTATTATCAAAACACTTTTAAGGTGTGCTTTCCTCCAAGCTTAGCCCAGACTAAACCGCTTAATGCTTAG